In Amycolatopsis sp. EV170708-02-1, the following are encoded in one genomic region:
- the polA gene encoding DNA polymerase I, whose protein sequence is MSPSENTTVANATPATAQAERPKLLLIDGHSMAYRAFFALPAENFKTKTGQTTNAVFGFTSMLINLLRDEAPTHLAVAFDLSRKTFRSETFAEYKANRSSTPDEFKGQVGLVEDVLKVLGIPALTKENYEADDIIATLTTQATAEGFDVLICTGDRDALQLVTDQVTVLYPKRGVSEMTRFTPEAVEEKYGLTPAQYPDFAALRGDPSDNLPSIPGVGEKTAAKWIRQFGSFNELIDRVDEVKGKVGDALREHLGAVMLNRQLTELIRDVELELGPSMLELRPWDREAVHALFDELEFRVLRDRLFATLQSAEPEAEEGFEVSGSKLAPGALTEWLSAHTGTDKPVGLAFRTTGASVRSDLKAITFAAADGEGAYVDVTTMDAEDDKALTAWLADEKIQKIGHELKVPLHAVQARGWTLAGLVMDTALAAYLVRPGQRTFELDDLALRYLHRELRSEADTGDGQLSLLDGGAEDMEQKEIQAELVKARAVAELAGALTKELEELGGAQLLAELELPLLQVITGLEAAGIAVDIEHLTNLEAHYLSRVTQAAEEAYAVIGKQVNLGSPKQLQVILFDELGMPKTKRTKTGYTTDAEALQSLFEKTEHPFLQHLLEHRDATRLRTTVEGLIKSVADDGRIHTTLLQTIAATGRLSSVDPNLQNIPIRTEEGRRIRDAFVVGDGYAELMTADYSQIEMRIMAHLSQDEGLIQAFNSGEDLHTFVASRAFSLPPEEITPELRFRVKAMSYGLAYGLSAYGLSQQLRISTEEAKEQMEAYFSRFGGVRDYLHSVVGDAAKVGYTETIFGRRRYLPDLNSDNRQRREMAERMALNAPIQGSAADIIKVAMLNVHKALTEAKLKSRVLLQVHDELVLEVADGEREQLEALVRQGMGSAYELAVPLEVSVGYGRSWNDAAH, encoded by the coding sequence GTGAGCCCGAGTGAGAACACGACCGTTGCCAACGCCACACCCGCCACCGCACAGGCCGAGCGGCCCAAACTGCTGCTGATCGACGGCCATTCGATGGCGTATCGCGCCTTCTTCGCGCTGCCCGCGGAGAACTTCAAGACGAAGACCGGGCAGACGACGAACGCGGTCTTCGGGTTCACCTCGATGCTCATCAACCTGCTGCGCGACGAGGCGCCGACCCACCTCGCGGTGGCGTTCGACCTCTCCCGCAAGACGTTCCGGTCGGAGACGTTCGCGGAGTACAAGGCCAACCGCAGCAGCACCCCGGACGAGTTCAAGGGCCAGGTCGGGCTGGTCGAGGACGTGCTCAAGGTCCTCGGCATCCCCGCGCTGACCAAGGAGAACTACGAAGCCGACGACATCATCGCCACGCTCACGACACAGGCGACCGCCGAAGGCTTCGACGTCCTCATCTGTACGGGCGACCGTGACGCGCTCCAGCTGGTGACCGACCAGGTCACCGTGCTGTACCCGAAGCGCGGCGTGTCGGAGATGACCAGGTTCACCCCCGAGGCGGTCGAGGAGAAGTACGGCCTCACGCCGGCGCAGTACCCGGACTTCGCCGCGCTGCGTGGCGACCCCTCGGACAACCTGCCCAGCATCCCGGGCGTCGGCGAGAAGACGGCCGCGAAGTGGATCAGGCAGTTCGGCTCCTTCAACGAGCTGATCGACCGGGTCGACGAGGTCAAGGGCAAGGTCGGCGACGCGCTGCGCGAGCACCTCGGCGCCGTCATGCTGAACCGCCAGCTCACCGAGCTGATCCGCGACGTCGAGCTGGAGCTCGGCCCGAGCATGCTCGAGCTGCGCCCGTGGGACCGCGAGGCCGTCCACGCGCTGTTCGACGAGCTCGAGTTCCGCGTCCTGCGAGACCGGCTCTTCGCCACCCTGCAGAGCGCAGAGCCCGAGGCCGAGGAGGGTTTCGAGGTCAGCGGTTCGAAGCTCGCGCCGGGCGCGCTCACGGAATGGCTGTCCGCGCACACCGGCACAGACAAGCCGGTCGGCCTGGCGTTCCGCACCACCGGCGCCTCGGTCCGCTCCGACCTGAAGGCCATCACCTTCGCGGCCGCGGACGGCGAAGGCGCGTACGTCGACGTCACCACGATGGACGCCGAAGACGACAAGGCGCTCACGGCCTGGCTCGCCGACGAGAAGATCCAGAAGATCGGCCACGAGCTCAAGGTCCCCCTGCACGCCGTCCAGGCGCGCGGCTGGACGCTGGCCGGGCTGGTCATGGACACCGCGCTCGCGGCGTACCTGGTCCGCCCCGGCCAGCGCACCTTCGAGCTCGACGACCTCGCCCTGCGGTACCTGCACCGTGAGCTGCGGTCCGAGGCGGACACCGGGGACGGGCAGCTCTCCCTGCTCGACGGCGGCGCCGAGGACATGGAGCAGAAGGAGATCCAGGCCGAGCTGGTCAAGGCCCGCGCGGTCGCCGAGCTCGCGGGCGCGCTGACCAAGGAGCTCGAAGAACTGGGCGGCGCGCAGCTGCTCGCCGAGCTCGAACTGCCGTTGCTGCAGGTGATCACCGGGCTCGAAGCGGCGGGTATCGCGGTCGACATCGAGCACCTGACCAACCTCGAAGCGCATTACCTCAGCCGGGTGACGCAGGCCGCGGAGGAGGCGTACGCGGTCATCGGCAAGCAGGTCAACCTCGGTTCGCCGAAGCAGCTGCAGGTCATCCTGTTCGACGAGCTCGGCATGCCGAAGACCAAGCGCACCAAGACCGGCTACACCACCGACGCCGAGGCCCTGCAGAGCCTGTTCGAGAAGACCGAGCACCCGTTCCTGCAGCATCTGCTGGAGCACCGGGACGCGACCCGCCTGCGCACCACGGTCGAGGGCCTGATCAAGTCGGTCGCCGACGACGGCCGCATCCACACCACGCTGCTGCAGACGATCGCCGCCACCGGACGGCTCTCCTCGGTGGACCCGAACCTCCAGAACATCCCGATCCGCACCGAAGAAGGCCGCCGCATCCGCGACGCGTTCGTCGTCGGCGACGGGTACGCCGAGCTGATGACGGCGGACTACAGCCAGATCGAAATGCGGATCATGGCGCATCTTTCCCAGGACGAGGGCCTGATCCAGGCCTTCAACAGCGGCGAGGACCTGCACACCTTCGTGGCGTCGCGCGCGTTCTCGCTGCCGCCGGAGGAGATCACGCCGGAGCTGCGCTTCCGGGTGAAGGCGATGTCGTACGGCCTGGCGTACGGGCTTTCGGCGTACGGCCTTTCGCAGCAGCTGCGGATCTCCACCGAAGAGGCCAAGGAACAGATGGAGGCGTACTTCTCCCGGTTCGGCGGCGTGCGCGACTACCTCCATTCGGTCGTGGGCGACGCGGCGAAGGTCGGCTACACCGAGACGATCTTCGGCCGCCGCCGCTATCTGCCCGATCTCAACAGCGACAACCGGCAGCGCCGCGAAATGGCCGAGCGGATGGCGCTCAACGCGCCCATCCAGGGCAGCGCGGCCGACATCATCAAGGTCGCCATGCTCAACGTGCACAAGGCGCTGACCGAGGCGAAGCTGAAGAGCCGCGTGCTGCTGCAGGTCCACGACGAGCTCGTCCTCGAGGTCGCCGATGGCGAGCGCGAGCAGCTGGAAGCGTTGGTGCGCCAGGGAATGGGTTCGGCCTACGAGCTGGCGGTCCCGCTGGAGGTCTCGGTCGGGTACGGACGGTCCTGGAACGACGCCGCGCATTAG
- a CDS encoding PaaI family thioesterase, with product MTEQALESFAGIDPAFAGQQLNDKLGLEISEFGPERVVGSIPVEGNLQPYGLLHGGANAVVAEALGSMVCALNAGIDKATMGLELSCTHHRAVRSGRVTGVATPVHVGRGTVTAEIVLTDDQGRRSCTARLTCVVRERPPGA from the coding sequence GTGACCGAACAAGCCCTCGAATCCTTCGCCGGGATCGACCCGGCCTTCGCCGGACAGCAGCTCAACGACAAGCTCGGGCTCGAGATCAGCGAATTCGGTCCCGAACGCGTCGTGGGCAGCATCCCGGTGGAGGGCAACCTCCAGCCCTACGGCCTCCTCCACGGCGGCGCGAACGCCGTCGTCGCGGAAGCCCTCGGTTCGATGGTCTGCGCGCTCAACGCCGGCATCGACAAGGCGACGATGGGGCTCGAACTGTCGTGCACCCACCACCGGGCGGTCCGATCGGGGCGGGTGACCGGTGTCGCGACGCCGGTGCACGTCGGACGGGGGACCGTGACCGCCGAGATCGTGCTGACCGACGACCAGGGGCGCCGGTCGTGCACGGCGCGGCTGACCTGCGTGGTGCGGGAGCGTCCGCCGGGCGCCTGA
- a CDS encoding S9 family peptidase, translating to MTTSTEAIEGVAAGVPFVALPPTDSERPAPLVLTWHLLGAPFSEAAMAAALPMRDLHAWRVHLGLPLTGKRFPEGGFEGFFRLASEDNVLNVVEPLTKQVEAEFPAAVAELRSRLSIEDGPVGLVGGSQGGGVALQMLTHAEIDVAAAALVNPVTQLAPVIAANERVYDITYPWSDRSRAVANEYDYVRRADELTAPVLLVIGEEDDVSITEPAEALHKALGERRSELVTIPGMAHEFAEAPGLEPAPQTGHAKLVDAELTRWFARHLTA from the coding sequence ATGACGACAAGTACCGAAGCGATCGAAGGTGTGGCGGCAGGAGTTCCGTTCGTGGCGCTGCCGCCCACGGACAGCGAGCGTCCGGCGCCACTGGTGCTGACCTGGCATCTGCTGGGCGCGCCGTTCAGCGAGGCGGCCATGGCGGCGGCGCTGCCGATGCGGGACCTGCACGCGTGGCGGGTGCACCTCGGGTTGCCGCTGACCGGGAAACGGTTTCCCGAAGGCGGTTTCGAGGGCTTCTTCCGGCTCGCGAGCGAGGACAACGTGCTCAACGTCGTCGAGCCGCTCACCAAGCAGGTCGAGGCCGAGTTCCCGGCGGCGGTGGCGGAACTGCGCTCCCGCCTGTCCATTGAGGACGGTCCGGTCGGGCTGGTCGGCGGTTCGCAGGGCGGCGGGGTCGCGCTGCAGATGCTGACCCACGCCGAGATCGACGTGGCGGCCGCCGCGCTGGTGAACCCGGTGACCCAGCTGGCGCCGGTGATCGCGGCGAACGAGCGGGTCTACGACATCACCTACCCCTGGTCGGACCGCTCCCGCGCGGTCGCGAACGAGTACGACTACGTGCGGCGGGCGGACGAACTGACCGCGCCGGTCCTGCTCGTCATCGGCGAGGAGGACGACGTCTCGATCACCGAACCGGCCGAAGCCCTGCACAAGGCGCTGGGGGAGCGGCGATCCGAACTCGTCACCATCCCGGGGATGGCACACGAATTCGCCGAGGCGCCCGGCCTCGAACCCGCTCCGCAGACCGGACACGCGAAGCTGGTCGACGCCGAGCTCACGCGCTGGTTCGCCCGGCACCTAACTGCTTGA
- a CDS encoding LysR family transcriptional regulator, with the protein MDLDTAQVRAFVATADHGHFGRAAESLFLTQQALSKRVRKLEDALSVQLFRRTNRSVELTADGGRFLPHARELIRAADAAVAAMGLQDRPPRLDVIDPRLSPMYMLRRIAERDPALAVERVAGRGLANALDPLVRGEIDLAFGRVADLGREVPTELDHRLVRLEPLVALLAPEHPLAGNDVLKLSDLENEGIWIPQLGGPVEWLSYLQRLCKEFGVPIDDSGVSYDLRHTLEQTRYGKQRVTLAGADMDLASDLNLRVLPFEPSPLFPWSVVWRRGEGPALRRLLALAGRTSHEEGWCAYDPERAWLPDDDLKQLGAGRTSA; encoded by the coding sequence GTGGATCTCGACACGGCCCAGGTGCGCGCGTTCGTCGCGACCGCCGACCACGGCCATTTCGGTCGCGCGGCGGAATCCCTGTTCCTCACCCAGCAAGCGCTGTCGAAGCGGGTCCGGAAGCTCGAGGACGCGCTGTCGGTCCAGCTGTTCCGCCGCACCAACCGGTCCGTCGAGCTGACCGCCGACGGCGGCCGGTTCCTCCCGCACGCGCGCGAGCTGATCCGCGCGGCCGACGCCGCCGTCGCCGCGATGGGCCTCCAGGACCGCCCGCCGCGGCTCGACGTCATCGATCCGCGCCTCTCCCCCATGTACATGCTGCGGCGCATCGCGGAGCGGGATCCGGCGCTGGCGGTCGAGCGGGTCGCCGGGCGCGGGCTGGCCAACGCCCTCGACCCGCTGGTCCGCGGCGAGATCGACCTCGCGTTCGGCCGCGTCGCGGACCTCGGCCGCGAAGTTCCCACCGAGCTCGACCACCGGCTCGTCCGGCTCGAACCCTTGGTCGCCCTTCTCGCGCCGGAACACCCGCTCGCGGGGAACGATGTCCTGAAATTGTCCGATCTCGAGAACGAGGGCATCTGGATTCCGCAATTGGGCGGCCCGGTCGAATGGCTTTCTTATTTGCAACGCCTATGCAAAGAATTCGGCGTCCCGATCGACGACTCCGGGGTCAGCTACGACCTCCGGCACACACTGGAACAGACGCGCTACGGAAAGCAGCGGGTCACCCTCGCGGGCGCCGACATGGATCTCGCGTCCGACCTCAATCTGCGCGTTCTTCCGTTCGAGCCGTCGCCGCTGTTCCCGTGGTCGGTGGTGTGGCGCCGCGGCGAAGGCCCGGCCCTGCGGCGCCTGCTGGCGCTCGCGGGCCGGACCAGCCACGAAGAAGGTTGGTGCGCCTACGATCCCGAGCGGGCCTGGCTGCCGGACGACGACCTCAAGCAGTTAGGTGCCGGGCGAACCAGCGCGTGA
- a CDS encoding serine protease, protein MTSERRRWRVRLRDHRGRVLGAGTMLDAGHLLTCAHVIEGQDGVAVDFVALPGVEPGIATVVAHAAPIGDDGGDIALLRLRDPEEQISGAPLHRTALEDHQRVRAYGFPAGSDGMWSLATVVGDGGHGLERVQLHRDPDAEPITHGFSGAAVIADKTGHVVGMVATRYATEAARVSWMIPVETMLGYLPELRRWAEGSPAIDPSFVRYPEPPALDPRFAAEFARWLGGHGRADVRVIIMGQDDSAVAASLRRAVVLADRESGAGRTATGPTVPPVGSVVLAVDAIGKTADEVRRRISERLDVAADSPAGRHGSGRTVVVYGIDEAAEPDELVGEVLVPLAQRAHELGLRLALAFREATSPGVSVVRSSTDVLPADEDDTEGRLALLETRLGELESLEKDNLSDAPRFSDAPHVHPKARRLRGALTQLRSAERDGDTDWVKRQLPVCERAVAKTVDRARDLRRLLDENLARRAELRARLDAYGEMARNGGLVEDVELDAAYAPAWRMLFEGPCDLTAAAAAVERYADTVRKRIDG, encoded by the coding sequence GTGACTTCCGAGCGCAGACGCTGGCGGGTGCGGCTGCGCGATCATCGTGGGCGGGTCCTGGGCGCCGGGACCATGCTCGACGCCGGGCATCTCCTCACCTGTGCTCACGTGATCGAAGGCCAAGACGGTGTCGCGGTGGATTTCGTGGCGCTTCCCGGTGTGGAGCCCGGAATCGCCACGGTCGTCGCGCACGCCGCGCCCATCGGCGACGACGGCGGGGACATCGCGCTGCTCCGGTTGCGTGACCCGGAGGAACAGATCTCCGGCGCCCCGCTGCACCGGACCGCTCTCGAAGACCACCAACGCGTCCGCGCGTACGGCTTCCCCGCCGGGTCGGACGGCATGTGGTCGCTGGCGACCGTCGTCGGCGACGGCGGGCACGGTCTCGAACGCGTCCAGTTGCACCGCGATCCCGACGCCGAGCCGATCACCCACGGCTTCAGCGGTGCCGCGGTGATCGCCGACAAGACCGGCCACGTCGTCGGCATGGTCGCGACCCGGTACGCGACCGAGGCAGCCCGTGTCTCGTGGATGATCCCGGTCGAGACCATGCTCGGCTACCTGCCGGAACTGCGCCGCTGGGCCGAAGGCAGCCCCGCGATCGACCCGAGCTTCGTGCGGTATCCGGAGCCGCCCGCGCTCGATCCGCGGTTCGCGGCCGAATTCGCCCGGTGGCTCGGCGGGCACGGCCGGGCCGACGTCCGGGTGATCATCATGGGACAGGACGATTCCGCCGTCGCCGCCTCGTTGCGGCGTGCCGTCGTCCTCGCCGACCGCGAAAGCGGCGCCGGCCGGACCGCGACCGGGCCGACGGTGCCGCCGGTGGGCAGTGTCGTGCTGGCCGTCGACGCGATCGGCAAGACCGCCGACGAGGTGCGCCGCCGCATCTCCGAGCGGCTCGACGTCGCCGCGGATTCGCCGGCCGGCCGTCACGGTTCCGGCCGCACCGTCGTCGTCTACGGGATCGACGAAGCCGCCGAACCCGACGAACTCGTCGGTGAGGTGCTCGTGCCGCTGGCCCAGCGCGCGCACGAACTCGGGCTGCGGCTCGCGCTGGCGTTCCGCGAGGCGACTTCGCCCGGGGTGAGCGTGGTCCGGTCGAGTACGGACGTCTTGCCCGCGGACGAGGACGACACCGAGGGCCGTCTCGCCCTCCTGGAAACCCGGTTGGGTGAACTCGAAAGTCTGGAGAAGGACAATCTGAGCGACGCGCCCCGTTTCTCGGACGCACCGCATGTCCATCCCAAGGCGCGACGGCTGAGAGGCGCGTTGACACAACTGCGTTCGGCGGAGCGGGATGGCGACACCGATTGGGTGAAACGGCAGCTTCCGGTCTGTGAGCGTGCCGTGGCCAAGACCGTCGATCGCGCTCGCGACCTGCGCCGGCTCCTCGACGAGAACCTCGCCCGGCGCGCCGAACTGCGCGCCCGGCTCGACGCGTACGGGGAGATGGCCCGTAACGGCGGGCTCGTCGAAGACGTCGAACTGGATGCCGCCTACGCCCCCGCCTGGCGGATGCTCTTCGAAGGACCTTGTGACCTGACGGCCGCGGCGGCCGCCGTCGAGCGGTACGCGGACACCGTACGGAAACGGATCGACGGATGA